One Hemibagrus wyckioides isolate EC202008001 linkage group LG07, SWU_Hwy_1.0, whole genome shotgun sequence DNA segment encodes these proteins:
- the acbd5b gene encoding acyl-CoA-binding domain-containing protein 5-B, translating into MEDRSVHQRRFEAAVKVMRTLPADGVFVPSEDMLIRFKTYHRQATVGVCKSSEACGRDTLSKAEWEAWKALGDMSKEEAMKAYVEEILLILEMIPVTEEVSNLLDVLEPFYEVVEDEDKEEGDVNVLRFTSQFCLFCETGSSDEYRGSSAGDVDDDVEEDDDDDAEDVTRLTGANRTERGGTPVCNGRVSSLTVSPHSSLNTDEEEEEPEHTPAMRQEMRRDSPAHVPQLLADDCFTDGGDVSEQSCDESVSEVCSDSVRAEEGSGGLRAAAAPAKRPQGRGGNTKEEGVSQDGNPQGAALPPLHTAAHGPLRSVILSAGRGRGEGFRHLSGCKVSGESATCLSDVATVLNGGKAGQGMVTGQLNTQIVVALSRLQDDMRSVLASLSTLETRALSQVERLALRSAPHTPQHLRKCPWTVSPISVAFLLLWPFVAHYLAWLYLQKKRFVKHISIHPFIIYTRFIPNYGHGDLLEPIPAHTG; encoded by the exons ATGGAGGACAGATCAGTTCACCAGAGAAGGTTTGAAGCTGCTGTTAAAGTGATGAGGACTTTACCTGCTGATG gtgtctTTGTGCCTTCTGAGGACATGTTGATAAGGTTTAAGACGTACCACAGACAGGCCACAGTGGGAGTGTGTAAGAGTAGTGAAGCCTGTGGCCGGGACACTCTGAGTAAAGCCGAGTG ggagGCCTGGAAAGCGTTAGGTGACATGTCTAAGGAAGAAGCCATGAAGGCATACGTTGAGGAGATTCTGCTG ATTTTGGAGATGATTCCCGTGACGGAGGAGGTGTCCAACCTGCTGGATGTTCTCGAACCGTTTTACGAAGTGGTGGAGGATGAGGATAAGGAGGAGGGTGATGTTAATGTTCTCAGAT TCACATCtcagttttgtcttttttgtgaAACAGGAAGCAGTGACGAGTATAGAGGAAGTTCAGCAGGAGATgtagatgatgatgtggaggaggatgatgatgatgatgctgaag ATGTGACGAGGCTAACGGGGGCTAACAGAACTGAAAGAGGAGGAACTCCGGTGTGTAACGGAAGGGTCTCCTCTCTCACCGTAAGCCCACACAGCTCCTTAAACacagatgaggaagaggaggagccgGAGCACACCCCCGCGATGAGACAAGAGATGAGACGAGACTCTCCAGCTCACGTTCCTCAACTCCTCGCTGATG ATTGCTTTACAGATGGCGGTGATGTCAGTGAGCAGTCGTGTGACGAGTCTGTGAGTGAGGTGTGCAGTGACTCAGTGAGAGCTGAAGAG GGTTCAGGAGGCCTCAGAGCAGCTGCAGCTCCAGCCAAAAGGCCGCAGGGTCGAGGGGGAAACACAAAGGAAGAGGGTGTGAGTCAGGATGGAAATCCACAGGGAGCAGCACTTCCCCCCCTCCACACAGCGGCACATGGACCGCTCCGATCTGTCATCCTGTCAGCAGGGAGAGGAAGAGGCGAGGGATTCCGCCATTTA TCAGGGTGTAAGGTGTCAGGAGAGTCTGCCACGTGTCTCAGTGACGTAGCGACGGTGTTAAATGGCGGGAAAGCCGGACAGGGCATGGTGACGGGTCAGCTGAACACACAGATCGTCGTGGCGTTGTCACGGCTACAGGACGACATGCGGAGCGTGTTAGCGAGTCTGAGTACGCTGGAGACTCGAGCCTTGTCGCAG GTGGAAAGGCTCGCTCTCCGCTCcgctcctcacacacctcag CACCTTCGTAAGTGTCCCTGGACTGTATCCCCAATCTCTGTGGCGTTTCTCCTGCTCTGGCCGTTCGTAGCTCACTACTTAGCGTGGCTTTACCTGCAGAAGAAAAGGTTTGTAAAGCACATAagtatccatccattcattatctatacccgctttattcctaattatggtcacggggatctgctggagcctatcccagcacacactgggtga